From a single Paenibacillus sp. FSL W8-0426 genomic region:
- a CDS encoding YcnI family protein translates to MKKTSWMSKLASTLTAGAAALMLFAGFASAHVTVNPSVAQTGAWQTYTIKIPSEKDIATTKIALKIPEGVSFKQYQPLAGWKVTTEKNDSNEVTMVTWEVDGDNEGILAGQFQQFNFVAQNTDREAEVAWDAFQYYSDGSIVEWTGESNADYPHSITTITANPDAADSAADSHGHDSDGTAGSTNKASDGSKSNDNTTLGDALSDTVTGEPNNTDSDPGTLRLQQATLIVSILALILSFLGIALATRRKKR, encoded by the coding sequence TTGAAAAAAACGTCATGGATGTCCAAACTTGCTTCCACTTTAACTGCCGGAGCCGCCGCCCTCATGCTCTTTGCCGGGTTCGCCAGCGCTCACGTTACCGTCAATCCCTCTGTCGCACAGACAGGAGCATGGCAAACGTATACGATCAAGATTCCGTCCGAGAAGGACATCGCCACGACCAAAATCGCCTTGAAAATACCTGAGGGCGTTTCGTTCAAACAATACCAGCCGCTGGCCGGTTGGAAAGTAACCACCGAAAAGAACGATTCCAACGAAGTCACTATGGTCACTTGGGAAGTGGACGGCGATAACGAAGGGATTCTGGCCGGACAATTCCAACAATTTAACTTTGTTGCCCAGAACACGGATCGCGAAGCGGAAGTTGCCTGGGATGCGTTCCAATATTACAGCGATGGCAGCATCGTGGAATGGACAGGCGAATCGAATGCGGATTACCCGCACAGCATCACGACCATTACGGCCAATCCCGACGCCGCAGATTCCGCGGCGGACAGTCATGGCCATGACAGCGACGGAACAGCCGGCAGCACGAACAAGGCAAGCGATGGCAGCAAGTCCAACGACAATACCACGCTTGGCGATGCATTAAGTGATACGGTAACCGGAGAGCCGAACAACACCGACTCCGATCCCGGTACGCTGAGATTGCAGCAGGCTACGCTGATCGTTTCTATTTTGGCATTGATCCTGTCCTTCCTCGGTATCGCACTGGCCACACGTCGCAAAAAAAGATGA
- a CDS encoding copper resistance protein CopC, with protein MILFHGFKPAWTKRHWSFAISLLLFCCLAMPQWASAHAYIVKASPGENETVASAPALLTLEFNESLQTAFYDVVITGPDGNRADDGSVRIDEAKPHVLETGLRSGLGNGTYAVSWKAVSADGHPIQGVYVFHIGAPSGAPPGLENLTSGSGAEQGGGPLKWLVSLTDWIQYLGLSTILGTLAFLLFRIVPKSIAGEALDVPRSHRLLWISYAAASAAAIISLPLNTIYESGVAIGEFSWSLIGSALKLTSFGQLWLVQMLLLMLLAVTILSGYDRDRSVKARHWNSYGSLVLVLGWLFTHAMTGHPAAAEEKVLAIAMDYIHLVGASFWIGALAAMAVCLPPLTDRLPASLRGEAYWASIRRFSAWGIGAVAALVATGIYSSLVILPEPILTSLFTTAYGYVLLAKVLLLMAMLALAWRHAALARTGTGDRLSGSLKAELVAGAVVLALAAVLTHLSPGQPAASGPFQETQAIQDGSAITLQISPNVTGENTFTVDIKRADGTTVNDLEQVTLSLTHLDMDMGIYEITIPKNDAGIYKAEDYLSMPGHWHVKVHALTRSLDSLDAEFEFETNNP; from the coding sequence TTGATTCTTTTTCACGGATTTAAACCGGCATGGACCAAGAGACACTGGTCCTTTGCCATCTCCTTGTTGCTCTTTTGCTGCCTTGCCATGCCGCAATGGGCATCCGCTCACGCCTATATCGTTAAGGCCAGCCCGGGCGAGAACGAGACGGTTGCCTCCGCACCGGCTCTACTCACGCTGGAATTCAACGAATCGCTGCAGACGGCCTTCTATGACGTCGTGATTACCGGACCGGACGGCAACCGGGCGGACGATGGCAGCGTGCGCATCGATGAAGCCAAACCGCATGTGCTGGAAACCGGGCTTCGTAGCGGACTTGGGAACGGAACGTATGCGGTAAGCTGGAAAGCCGTATCTGCCGACGGGCACCCCATTCAAGGCGTTTATGTATTTCATATCGGTGCACCGTCAGGAGCGCCACCGGGACTTGAGAACCTGACCTCAGGTTCCGGAGCGGAGCAAGGCGGCGGCCCGCTCAAATGGCTGGTATCGTTGACCGACTGGATTCAATACTTGGGACTGTCCACGATCCTTGGCACGCTGGCCTTCCTGCTCTTTCGGATCGTACCGAAGTCCATCGCCGGCGAAGCGTTGGACGTGCCGCGCAGCCACAGGTTGTTATGGATAAGCTATGCCGCCGCGTCCGCTGCGGCGATCATCAGCCTGCCGCTAAACACGATCTATGAATCGGGCGTGGCCATCGGCGAATTCAGCTGGTCGCTCATCGGCAGCGCGCTAAAACTGACCTCCTTCGGACAGCTCTGGCTCGTCCAAATGCTGCTCCTGATGCTGCTCGCTGTGACCATCCTGTCCGGATATGATCGCGATCGTTCAGTGAAGGCGCGGCACTGGAATTCCTATGGCTCGCTAGTCCTTGTCCTGGGCTGGCTGTTCACCCATGCCATGACCGGGCACCCGGCGGCTGCGGAGGAGAAGGTACTGGCGATTGCCATGGACTACATCCACCTGGTCGGAGCCTCATTTTGGATCGGCGCCCTGGCGGCTATGGCTGTATGTTTGCCGCCGCTAACGGACAGACTCCCCGCGTCCTTGAGAGGAGAAGCTTACTGGGCGTCCATTCGCCGCTTCTCGGCCTGGGGAATCGGTGCCGTGGCCGCTCTGGTTGCTACGGGGATCTATAGCAGCCTGGTCATTTTGCCCGAGCCGATCCTGACATCGCTGTTCACGACCGCTTATGGCTATGTCTTGTTGGCCAAAGTGCTGCTGCTCATGGCCATGCTGGCACTCGCATGGCGCCACGCTGCGCTTGCTCGCACCGGAACGGGGGACCGGCTTTCGGGAAGCCTCAAGGCTGAACTGGTCGCAGGCGCTGTCGTGCTCGCTCTTGCCGCCGTCCTGACACATCTGTCGCCAGGACAACCGGCCGCATCGGGGCCGTTTCAGGAAACGCAAGCGATCCAGGACGGATCGGCGATCACGCTCCAGATCAGTCCCAACGTTACGGGTGAAAATACCTTTACTGTGGATATCAAACGGGCAGACGGAACAACCGTCAACGATCTGGAACAGGTTACGCTTTCCCTGACTCATTTGGATATGGATATGGGCATCTATGAGATTACCATTCCCAAAAACGACGCCGGCATCTATAAAGCCGAGGATTATCTCTCCATGCCCGGCCATTGGCACGTCAAAGTACACGCACTGACAAGGTCCCTGGATTCACTGGATGCCGAATTCGAATTCGAGACAAACAATCCCTGA
- a CDS encoding response regulator transcription factor, translating into MEHVRVLVVDDHAHAREAICSILSEDRLFEVIATAASGHDALALTEQWMPDLILMDVQMPDMDGLEATRLIKLRFPYVMIVMVTVSDDVTYLFEALKQGAQGYLLKNLSPSTWLEYLRAIVSDDAPLTKELAYRILQEFPAPRSQDVPDNPLTSRELEILQWVSAGYTNREIAEQLGISDQTVKNHLKNILQKLQLDNRVQLTRYALESGLAGRNLRK; encoded by the coding sequence ATGGAGCATGTACGCGTATTGGTTGTGGATGATCATGCACATGCGCGCGAAGCGATCTGCAGCATTTTGTCCGAGGACCGCTTGTTCGAAGTGATCGCTACGGCCGCGAGCGGCCATGATGCGCTCGCATTGACGGAGCAATGGATGCCGGATCTGATTTTGATGGATGTGCAGATGCCCGATATGGACGGATTGGAAGCCACCCGGCTGATCAAGCTGCGTTTTCCTTACGTCATGATCGTGATGGTTACCGTCTCGGATGACGTGACCTACCTGTTCGAAGCGTTGAAACAAGGAGCTCAGGGATACTTGCTCAAAAACCTGTCGCCCTCCACATGGCTCGAGTACCTGCGTGCCATCGTTTCCGACGATGCGCCGCTGACCAAGGAGCTGGCCTATCGCATTTTGCAGGAATTTCCTGCGCCGCGCAGTCAGGACGTGCCCGATAACCCGTTGACCTCGCGCGAGCTGGAGATATTGCAGTGGGTATCTGCCGGTTATACGAACCGGGAAATCGCAGAACAGCTCGGCATTTCCGACCAAACGGTGAAAAACCACCTTAAAAACATTTTGCAAAAGCTTCAGTTGGACAACAGGGTCCAATTAACCCGCTATGCCCTGGAGAGCGGGTTGGCCGGGCGCAACCTGCGTAAGTAA
- a CDS encoding histidine kinase translates to MSYKQIKWMILLIPTVTVGLWEYIRHQFLMPYLSMDAGNWLTPVIVYLVSVTLLSRLFNMLESARAALEQERSTKAALEARDQLARELHDGIAQSLFLLSVKTDKAERSLAGSEHERDIREIRKTVQEANDYVRQAISQLRYVPGHSAMPGKAPLLGQVKSIVNDTVPSARVHWQLDATFLTPKEQVELLACIREALMNVRKHAEATDVRIVAKGDSTFWTIRIEDNGVGINGDPFALKERYGLRITKERAAQMGWFFSLESKPGLTRITIGKGND, encoded by the coding sequence GTGTCCTACAAACAGATCAAATGGATGATATTGCTTATTCCAACCGTCACGGTCGGACTATGGGAGTATATTCGCCACCAGTTTCTGATGCCCTATCTCTCCATGGACGCCGGAAACTGGCTTACGCCGGTCATCGTGTATCTGGTCAGCGTAACGCTGCTCAGCCGCCTGTTCAATATGCTGGAGAGTGCCAGGGCTGCTCTGGAGCAGGAGCGATCCACCAAAGCTGCGCTGGAAGCCAGGGATCAGCTGGCCAGGGAATTGCATGACGGCATTGCCCAGTCGCTCTTCCTGCTCTCCGTCAAAACGGATAAAGCCGAGCGCAGCCTGGCCGGAAGCGAACACGAGCGAGATATCCGTGAAATTCGCAAAACGGTTCAAGAAGCGAATGATTATGTAAGGCAAGCTATCTCCCAGCTCCGATACGTGCCGGGACATTCGGCCATGCCGGGAAAGGCACCTCTTCTCGGCCAGGTCAAATCGATTGTCAACGATACCGTTCCCTCAGCTCGCGTTCATTGGCAGCTCGATGCCACCTTTTTGACGCCCAAAGAGCAGGTCGAACTTTTGGCTTGCATCCGCGAGGCATTGATGAACGTACGCAAGCATGCAGAGGCCACGGATGTCCGGATTGTTGCAAAAGGCGATTCCACGTTCTGGACCATTCGAATCGAGGATAATGGCGTGGGAATCAACGGTGACCCGTTTGCCCTTAAGGAACGATACGGACTGAGAATCACGAAAGAACGTGCCGCGCAGATGGGCTGGTTCTTTTCGCTGGAATCCAAACCGGGGCTTACCCGCATAACGATCGGAAAGGGGAATGACTGA
- a CDS encoding diguanylate cyclase, translated as MNFIRNLIHKADRSSVYTILLCCAGIGGFLYMNRWSYFHLSMDDWVMVYTMLGAALILDYFTFQIPPKGNQQSMDSSVYLACIFMFGGAFSLSVLLPVSLILLIKDRKLAWWKHIINFSIYVLMIAGAAAVFAWTGGKPGLLDGYNLFPYIAALAAYFIINTFTLGLFFHFTTKDALQQMKRAFVTESLLVYLCTLILALVLTILVSHNGVLGLLLYLSLTILLSHAFKQLFLMYQDIEEKANKDQRTGLFNHSYFENMLESELAKTRIQGTSLSLGLIDIDDFKKYNDRFGHLQGDSLLSFFGKFLIQKTKGTPFTAFRYGGEEFTLLMPGLEVDEAFTFMNALRKQLNDTPFEGVEVFPHGCLSFSAGVAQYETDMYNKSQLVDQADKALYYAKKQGKNNVHRHGSNDGMEQEIDLVQDVRDIEQQLNLFRYKDMDTFKHSKRVYKYAIDISERMQLDNADKRRFVLGALIHDIGKLEIPWSLLNKKDKLTADEWETIKGHVTWGKKMVMTNERFADLIPYIELHHERYDGKGYPYGLKGAEIPRLCRMLTVIDSFDAMTTERPYQKTKNMQEAIDELRRCSGTQFDPELVELFIGYIQTKLS; from the coding sequence ATGAACTTCATTCGTAACCTTATCCATAAAGCAGATCGCAGCAGCGTGTATACCATTTTGCTATGCTGCGCGGGTATCGGTGGTTTTCTGTATATGAACAGGTGGTCTTATTTTCATCTCTCCATGGATGATTGGGTTATGGTATATACCATGCTCGGGGCCGCGCTGATCCTCGACTACTTCACGTTCCAGATTCCGCCCAAAGGCAATCAGCAATCGATGGATTCTTCCGTATATCTTGCATGCATCTTCATGTTCGGCGGCGCCTTCAGCCTGTCGGTGCTGCTTCCCGTCTCTCTCATTCTTCTGATCAAGGATCGCAAGCTTGCCTGGTGGAAGCATATCATCAATTTCAGCATTTATGTCCTCATGATTGCCGGGGCCGCAGCCGTATTTGCTTGGACTGGCGGCAAACCCGGCCTGCTGGACGGATACAACCTGTTCCCTTATATTGCTGCGCTGGCGGCGTACTTCATTATTAATACGTTCACGCTTGGACTCTTCTTTCATTTCACAACCAAGGATGCCCTTCAGCAGATGAAACGCGCCTTCGTCACGGAGTCGCTGCTCGTCTACCTGTGTACACTCATTCTCGCGCTGGTTTTAACGATACTGGTTAGCCATAACGGCGTACTTGGATTGCTGCTGTACCTCAGTCTTACCATTTTGCTGTCGCATGCGTTCAAACAACTGTTTCTCATGTATCAGGACATTGAGGAAAAGGCCAACAAGGACCAGCGCACAGGACTGTTCAACCACAGCTATTTCGAAAACATGCTCGAAAGCGAGCTGGCCAAGACCCGCATTCAAGGAACGTCGCTTTCTCTGGGATTAATCGACATCGACGATTTCAAGAAATACAACGACCGCTTCGGGCATCTGCAAGGAGACAGCCTGTTGTCTTTTTTTGGCAAATTTCTGATCCAAAAAACGAAAGGCACACCGTTTACCGCTTTCCGTTACGGCGGGGAAGAATTCACCTTGCTCATGCCGGGCCTGGAGGTGGACGAAGCGTTTACGTTCATGAATGCACTGCGCAAACAACTGAACGATACTCCTTTTGAAGGCGTGGAGGTTTTCCCGCATGGCTGCCTTTCCTTTTCCGCTGGCGTTGCGCAATATGAAACAGATATGTACAACAAGTCCCAACTCGTAGACCAGGCGGACAAGGCACTGTATTACGCCAAGAAACAAGGCAAAAACAATGTGCATCGCCATGGCAGCAACGACGGCATGGAGCAGGAAATCGACCTGGTACAGGACGTGCGGGATATCGAACAACAGCTCAACTTGTTCCGGTACAAGGATATGGATACATTTAAACATTCGAAACGGGTATACAAATACGCAATCGATATCAGTGAACGCATGCAGCTGGACAATGCCGACAAACGGCGCTTCGTGCTGGGTGCATTGATTCACGACATCGGGAAACTGGAAATCCCCTGGTCTTTGCTCAACAAAAAAGATAAGCTCACCGCCGATGAATGGGAAACGATCAAAGGCCATGTCACCTGGGGCAAAAAAATGGTCATGACCAACGAGCGGTTTGCGGACCTGATTCCTTACATTGAGCTGCATCATGAGCGGTACGACGGGAAAGGTTATCCTTACGGCCTCAAGGGGGCCGAAATTCCGCGGTTATGCCGCATGCTGACGGTCATTGATTCATTCGATGCGATGACGACGGAGCGGCCTTACCAAAAAACGAAAAATATGCAGGAAGCCATCGATGAGCTTCGCAGGTGCTCAGGCACGCAATTCGATCCCGAACTGGTCGAACTGTTTATCGGGTACATCCAAACCAAACTCTCCTAA
- a CDS encoding DUF5317 domain-containing protein encodes MVYDGILIGVIVGLFRGGFRHGLAQFSTLKLKGGWIFPLLLLGQFLIFYVQEKWTWVASINGYLFGAVYVTGLVFLWMNRKYPGFTLIWIGVFLNFAVMAANGGRMPVSVEASEVLGPYYVDLLQQGGAVSKHFAMDASTRLSFLGDIIPLSSPYPRTQVISIGDVVMNLGIFLFIQHMMVDKNRKKAKAPETRQA; translated from the coding sequence ATGGTATACGATGGGATTTTGATCGGTGTGATCGTCGGGCTGTTTCGGGGCGGATTTCGCCATGGTCTTGCCCAATTTTCAACGTTAAAGTTGAAAGGCGGCTGGATTTTCCCGTTATTGCTGCTTGGCCAGTTTCTGATTTTTTACGTACAGGAGAAGTGGACTTGGGTTGCTTCTATTAATGGTTACTTGTTTGGAGCCGTGTATGTCACCGGTCTCGTTTTCCTCTGGATGAATAGGAAGTATCCGGGGTTTACATTGATCTGGATCGGGGTATTTCTCAATTTTGCCGTCATGGCGGCGAATGGCGGTCGGATGCCCGTTTCAGTGGAGGCTTCTGAGGTACTGGGTCCGTACTATGTGGATTTATTGCAGCAAGGGGGTGCGGTCTCCAAACATTTTGCGATGGATGCCTCTACCCGGCTATCTTTCCTTGGTGACATTATCCCCTTGTCCAGTCCCTATCCGCGCACCCAGGTCATCAGCATCGGCGATGTGGTCATGAACTTGGGCATCTTCCTGTTTATTCAGCACATGATGGTGGACAAGAACCGGAAGAAAGCCAAGGCTCCCGAAACACGTCAGGCATAA
- a CDS encoding BMP family protein, protein MKRGLSFVLSIVMVAILLAACGNSASKDEQSAQGGDSGKSLRMALVLPEKIGVNPFFVQMDEGFKKAGEEFKVDTKTIESTDPAAFEQNLRAAVAENYDLIITATFQAEDALKKVAAENPDKQFAIVDTTVDLPNVRSVGFREYEGAYLLGAAAGLSTKTDKVGMIAAVDVPLIKKYTEGFKAGLESVNPDAEFLVNYVGGFNDPAKAKELALVQFGKGADFIAGASAVGDLGVFEAAKEKGFYTSGQDTDRTVEDPEHIVLSQLKSTDTVAYQTVKDFVEGSFKAGAVNYGLKEDGVGLTFVTRDSESPLSDFVGQEVIDKVKAIKDDIVSGKIVVKDPLQQ, encoded by the coding sequence ATGAAAAGAGGTTTATCGTTCGTCTTATCCATCGTTATGGTCGCTATTTTGCTGGCTGCTTGCGGAAATTCGGCCTCTAAAGACGAACAATCCGCGCAAGGTGGCGATTCCGGAAAATCGCTCCGCATGGCGCTGGTGCTTCCCGAAAAAATCGGGGTTAACCCGTTCTTCGTACAAATGGATGAAGGTTTCAAAAAAGCGGGCGAAGAGTTCAAGGTAGATACGAAAACGATCGAATCGACAGACCCGGCTGCGTTTGAACAAAATTTGCGTGCCGCTGTTGCCGAGAATTACGACTTGATCATTACCGCTACGTTCCAAGCGGAAGATGCCCTGAAAAAAGTGGCTGCCGAAAATCCGGACAAGCAATTCGCGATCGTGGACACAACGGTAGACCTGCCTAACGTGCGCAGCGTCGGTTTCCGCGAGTACGAAGGGGCTTACCTGCTCGGCGCTGCAGCCGGATTGTCCACCAAAACGGATAAAGTCGGCATGATCGCAGCGGTAGACGTGCCTCTGATCAAGAAATATACAGAAGGTTTCAAAGCAGGTCTGGAATCCGTTAACCCGGATGCCGAGTTCCTGGTAAACTATGTCGGCGGCTTCAATGACCCGGCCAAAGCTAAAGAATTGGCCTTGGTTCAATTCGGCAAAGGTGCCGACTTCATCGCCGGCGCATCGGCTGTAGGCGATCTGGGCGTGTTCGAAGCAGCGAAGGAAAAAGGATTCTACACTTCCGGACAGGATACGGACCGTACTGTTGAAGATCCGGAACACATCGTTTTGTCCCAGTTGAAATCCACGGATACCGTTGCTTATCAAACCGTCAAGGATTTTGTGGAGGGCAGCTTCAAGGCTGGCGCGGTAAACTACGGCCTGAAGGAAGATGGCGTTGGCCTGACTTTCGTTACGCGTGACAGCGAATCCCCGCTGAGCGATTTCGTGGGACAAGAAGTGATCGACAAAGTAAAAGCGATCAAGGATGATATCGTATCCGGCAAAATCGTCGTCAAAGATCCACTGCAACAGTAA
- a CDS encoding ABC transporter ATP-binding protein: MLLEMEQITKKYGEFTANRDIRFTLREGEIHALVGENGAGKTTLMRMLYGMEQPTSGTIRVRGKEVSFATPSQAMACGIGMVHQHFMLFPSFTVAENIVIGREPSSAGVFDRKQAAAQVNELGKKYGMPVDPWKKVAECPLGMQQRVEILKVLHQGADIIILDEPSAVLTPLEVKELLANMKSLARLGKTFVLITHKLQEVMDVADRITVLRDGQVTGTLDAKDTDVEELSRLMVGRELVRMDKQPSVPAEAVLRVEGVNLSGAKDRSPLKNIQLEVRKGEVVGVAGISGNGQSELIQVIAGLRKADSGRVLLSGQDTTNWPVRRIREQGLAHIPEDRYMWGAAKDASVRENGLMGHHYRLQSRGLIKAKAARAMVEGWIKQFGIKTGSADTKAQFLSGGNLQKLIAAREFAQDTPFLIAAEPTRGVDIGAMETIHAELLRKRNEGAGILLVSSELTEILQLSDRIVIMYEGEIAGELNAADATEEQISLLMAGGKERV; this comes from the coding sequence ATGCTGTTGGAGATGGAACAGATTACGAAGAAATACGGCGAATTCACGGCCAACCGGGACATCCGTTTTACACTGCGCGAAGGGGAGATCCATGCCCTTGTAGGCGAGAACGGTGCCGGAAAAACAACGTTGATGCGTATGCTCTACGGTATGGAGCAGCCTACATCTGGAACGATCCGCGTCCGTGGGAAAGAGGTGAGCTTTGCCACCCCTTCGCAGGCTATGGCCTGCGGCATCGGCATGGTACACCAGCATTTCATGCTGTTTCCATCCTTTACGGTTGCCGAGAATATCGTCATCGGGCGCGAGCCTTCATCGGCCGGGGTGTTTGACCGCAAGCAGGCGGCTGCGCAGGTGAACGAGCTCGGCAAGAAGTACGGGATGCCGGTCGATCCGTGGAAAAAGGTAGCCGAATGTCCCCTTGGCATGCAGCAGCGCGTGGAGATTCTGAAGGTGCTGCATCAAGGTGCGGACATCATCATTCTGGACGAGCCTTCTGCCGTATTGACGCCGCTTGAAGTGAAGGAATTGCTGGCAAACATGAAATCGCTCGCCAGATTGGGCAAAACGTTTGTCCTGATCACCCACAAGCTGCAGGAAGTGATGGATGTGGCGGACCGGATCACGGTGCTCCGCGACGGTCAGGTCACGGGCACATTGGATGCGAAGGATACCGACGTGGAGGAGCTTTCCCGTCTCATGGTAGGGCGCGAGCTTGTACGCATGGACAAACAGCCGTCCGTTCCGGCCGAAGCCGTGCTTCGGGTGGAAGGCGTCAATTTGTCCGGTGCCAAGGACCGCTCGCCACTGAAAAACATTCAGCTTGAGGTTCGCAAGGGCGAAGTCGTCGGTGTGGCGGGCATTTCCGGCAACGGACAGTCCGAGCTGATTCAGGTGATTGCAGGGCTGCGCAAGGCGGACAGCGGGCGCGTGCTGCTGTCCGGACAGGATACGACGAACTGGCCGGTACGGCGCATCCGCGAGCAGGGTCTGGCGCATATTCCGGAAGACCGCTACATGTGGGGAGCGGCGAAGGATGCCAGCGTACGCGAGAATGGATTGATGGGCCATCATTACCGCCTGCAATCCCGCGGCCTGATCAAAGCCAAGGCAGCCCGGGCGATGGTGGAAGGTTGGATTAAGCAGTTCGGCATCAAAACGGGATCGGCTGACACCAAGGCACAGTTTTTGTCCGGCGGTAATTTGCAAAAGCTGATTGCGGCGCGCGAATTCGCTCAGGACACGCCGTTTCTGATCGCCGCCGAGCCTACCCGCGGCGTCGACATCGGCGCGATGGAAACCATCCATGCCGAGTTATTGCGCAAACGCAATGAGGGAGCCGGCATTTTGCTTGTCTCTTCGGAATTGACTGAAATATTGCAGCTGTCCGACCGCATCGTCATCATGTACGAAGGCGAGATCGCCGGCGAACTGAACGCGGCGGATGCGACGGAAGAACAGATCAGCTTGTTAATGGCAGGGGGGAAAGAGCGGGTATGA
- a CDS encoding ABC transporter permease, whose product MNRLKDSLRGLVQPLLAVLIGLLAGAIAILVVGGNVIETYGEMWKGAFGNFYFFTNTLARSTPIILAGLGVALAFRAGFFNMGAEGQMILGGLSAALTALYLPGPGWFVCIAAIVAGILAGGIWSLLAGWLDARFGMNLLITTLLLNYIAIWFGGYMVSYPFKDRTGSAAMAQTPMIDQSVWLPKLFQGMSLHAGFIIAIVAAVLIYFFTYKTVTGYEIRMLGSNPSFATYGGVRRIRIMMLSMIISGGLAGLAGAGEVLGTQYRFLDGSLSSASYAWSGIMATLLARSHPLGTAVAAILLAALQTGAMGMERNTDVPLEVGSVIQAVLTLFVSAQIGYSFLKRRKEKKSNAATV is encoded by the coding sequence ATGAATCGATTAAAAGACTCACTTCGCGGGCTTGTGCAGCCCCTGCTTGCCGTATTGATCGGCTTGCTGGCCGGCGCAATCGCGATTCTCGTCGTTGGCGGGAACGTCATCGAAACCTATGGGGAAATGTGGAAGGGGGCCTTCGGGAACTTCTATTTCTTCACCAACACGCTGGCCCGATCCACGCCGATCATTCTGGCGGGGTTGGGCGTCGCGCTGGCTTTCCGTGCTGGATTTTTCAACATGGGTGCCGAGGGGCAGATGATTCTGGGCGGACTCAGCGCAGCGCTTACGGCGCTCTACCTTCCTGGACCAGGCTGGTTCGTATGTATTGCCGCGATCGTCGCAGGCATTCTGGCAGGCGGGATATGGTCCCTGCTGGCAGGCTGGCTGGATGCGCGGTTCGGCATGAATCTGCTCATTACCACACTGCTGCTCAACTATATTGCGATCTGGTTCGGGGGATATATGGTATCGTACCCGTTCAAGGACCGCACCGGCTCCGCCGCCATGGCGCAGACGCCGATGATCGACCAGAGCGTCTGGCTGCCGAAGCTGTTTCAGGGCATGAGTTTGCATGCCGGCTTCATTATTGCCATCGTGGCGGCGGTTCTGATCTATTTCTTTACGTATAAAACGGTGACCGGATACGAGATCCGCATGCTCGGCAGCAACCCGTCCTTTGCGACATATGGCGGGGTTCGCCGCATTCGCATCATGATGCTGTCCATGATTATCAGCGGCGGACTCGCCGGACTGGCGGGTGCAGGAGAGGTTCTTGGCACGCAGTACCGCTTCCTGGACGGCTCTCTGTCTTCGGCCAGTTATGCCTGGAGCGGCATCATGGCGACCTTGCTGGCCCGCTCGCATCCGCTTGGAACAGCCGTAGCGGCCATCTTGCTCGCTGCTCTGCAGACGGGAGCGATGGGCATGGAGCGCAACACGGATGTGCCGCTGGAAGTCGGCAGCGTAATTCAAGCCGTGCTGACCCTGTTCGTGTCAGCGCAGATCGGTTATTCATTCCTGAAGCGGAGAAAGGAGAAGAAATCCAATGCAGCAACTGTTTGA